One window of Bacillus sp. FJAT-45350 genomic DNA carries:
- the rapZ gene encoding RNase adapter RapZ: MTDLHEDIQIVIITGMSGAGKTVAVQSFEDLGYFCVDNLPPALIPKFVDLIENSGGKMNKVALVIDLRGREFFDHLFEAIDSISNSSNISVKPQILFLDAKDAKLVQRYKETRRSHPLASKGLPLDGIKLEREILEDIKGRAQQIIDTTDLKPIQLRERLIQRFSSEEKHPFSVNIMSFGFKYGIPIDADLVFDVRFLPNPHYIDHMRPKTGLDEEVSSYVLKWTETQQFIEKLSGLLQYMLPQYKREGKSQLVIGIGCTGGKHRSVTLAEYYGDIFAEDYKVHVSHRDIEKGKGTAQ, encoded by the coding sequence TTGACGGACCTTCATGAAGATATTCAAATTGTCATTATCACTGGAATGAGTGGGGCAGGTAAGACAGTGGCGGTTCAGAGCTTTGAAGATTTAGGTTATTTCTGTGTTGATAATCTACCGCCTGCATTAATTCCTAAGTTTGTCGATTTGATTGAAAACTCAGGAGGAAAAATGAACAAGGTGGCTCTCGTCATAGACTTAAGAGGACGTGAGTTTTTTGATCATCTATTTGAGGCAATCGACTCAATTAGTAACTCTTCGAATATAAGTGTGAAGCCACAAATTTTATTTTTAGATGCAAAGGATGCTAAGCTTGTTCAAAGGTACAAGGAAACTCGTCGATCTCATCCTCTTGCTTCGAAAGGGCTTCCGTTAGATGGTATTAAATTAGAGAGAGAGATTCTTGAAGATATTAAAGGGCGTGCACAGCAAATTATTGATACGACTGACTTAAAGCCGATCCAATTACGTGAACGCTTAATTCAACGCTTCTCTTCGGAAGAAAAGCATCCATTTTCAGTAAATATTATGTCCTTTGGCTTTAAATATGGGATTCCAATTGATGCTGATTTAGTGTTTGATGTACGCTTCTTACCAAATCCTCACTATATTGACCATATGAGACCAAAAACGGGACTAGATGAAGAGGTTTCTTCTTACGTATTAAAGTGGACTGAAACACAGCAGTTTATTGAAAAGCTATCAGGGCTTTTACAATACATGCTTCCTCAATATAAGCGAGAGGGTAAGAGCCAGCTTGTAATTGGAATTGGTTGTACTGGTGGTAAACACCGTTCCGTTACACTTGCAGAATACTACGGTGATATTTTTGCAGAGGATTATAAGGTTCATGTCAGTCATCGAGATATTGAGAAAGGAAAGGGAACAGCTCAGTGA
- a CDS encoding gluconeogenesis factor YvcK family protein: MKKKNVVVIGGGTGLSVILRGLKTFPVDITAIVTVADDGGSSGRLRQELNIPPPGDVRNVLVALSEVEPLVEQLFQHRFENGNGLSGHSLGNLLLAGMTSITGDFARGISEISRVLNVRGKVLPAANRSIVLHAEMTDGTIVSGESQIPLAKKKIKRVFLTPEKITPLQESLKAIEKADLIVIGPGSLYTSVLPNLLVPGISEEVKKAKAKKVYICNVMTQQGETDDYRASDHVQSLVKHCGEDLLDYVIVNKQKVPHDMLKRYALEGAEPVVYDEDNLSKMKLSIMNDQFIQYRDSVLRHDAMKVSQALISLV, translated from the coding sequence GTGAAGAAAAAAAATGTTGTCGTTATTGGGGGAGGAACAGGCCTCTCTGTTATTTTACGAGGCTTAAAAACCTTTCCTGTTGATATAACTGCGATTGTCACTGTAGCTGATGATGGGGGGAGCTCAGGGCGATTACGCCAAGAATTAAATATACCGCCCCCTGGCGATGTTCGCAATGTATTAGTCGCGCTTTCTGAAGTAGAGCCATTAGTAGAGCAGTTGTTCCAACATCGGTTCGAAAATGGGAATGGATTATCTGGGCACTCGTTAGGTAATTTATTGCTAGCAGGTATGACATCAATAACAGGAGATTTTGCTAGAGGAATCTCTGAAATAAGCCGTGTACTTAATGTGAGAGGGAAAGTGTTACCAGCTGCGAATCGAAGCATCGTTCTCCATGCTGAAATGACAGATGGAACAATTGTTAGTGGCGAATCGCAAATTCCGTTAGCTAAGAAAAAGATTAAAAGAGTATTTCTAACTCCTGAAAAAATTACCCCATTGCAAGAGAGTCTTAAGGCTATAGAAAAAGCTGATTTGATAGTTATAGGACCTGGAAGTCTCTACACAAGTGTCCTTCCTAATTTACTTGTACCTGGAATCTCAGAAGAGGTAAAGAAGGCAAAGGCTAAGAAAGTGTATATATGTAATGTTATGACTCAACAGGGAGAAACGGATGATTATCGTGCGTCTGACCATGTACAGTCATTAGTGAAGCATTGTGGTGAAGATTTACTGGACTATGTCATTGTTAATAAACAAAAAGTTCCTCATGATATGCTAAAACGTTATGCTTTAGAAGGGGCAGAACCTGTTGTGTATGACGAAGATAATTTATCAAAAATGAAATTATCCATTATGAACGATCAATTTATACAGTATCGTGATTCCGTACTACGACATGATGCTATGAAGGTATCACAAGCACTTATTTCGTTAGTGTAA
- the whiA gene encoding DNA-binding protein WhiA — translation MSFAAKTKKELTQTEVNDCCAKAELAALIRMNGSLSFGNGKLGLDITTENAAIARRIYVLIKKLYKEIHIELLVRKKMRLKKNNVYLVRISQEARNLLSKLGIIGEGFTFIRNISETIVQDHCCRRAYLRGAFLAGGSINHPETSSYHLEVFSLYEEHNQALCELMNEFQLNAKTLERKKGFITYIKESEKITEFLNIIGAHQALLYFEDVRIMKDMRNSVNRLVNCETANLNKTVGAALRQVENIRFVEKYFGLERLPDKLREIAELRVQHQDVTLKELGEMVASGKVSKSGVNHRLRKIDEIAERIRSGESI, via the coding sequence ATGTCGTTTGCTGCAAAGACAAAGAAGGAGCTCACTCAAACTGAAGTGAATGATTGCTGTGCAAAGGCAGAATTAGCTGCATTAATTAGAATGAATGGTTCGTTATCCTTCGGGAATGGTAAGCTAGGCTTAGATATCACAACCGAAAATGCTGCCATTGCACGAAGGATATACGTTTTAATAAAGAAGCTCTATAAAGAAATTCACATAGAACTATTAGTTAGAAAAAAGATGAGATTAAAGAAAAATAATGTCTATTTGGTGAGAATTTCACAGGAAGCTCGCAATTTATTATCAAAATTAGGTATTATAGGTGAAGGATTTACATTTATAAGAAATATCTCTGAAACAATAGTTCAAGATCATTGCTGTAGGCGCGCTTACTTGCGTGGAGCATTTCTTGCAGGAGGCTCAATCAACCATCCAGAGACATCATCTTATCATCTAGAAGTCTTCTCTCTTTACGAAGAGCACAACCAGGCTCTATGCGAACTAATGAATGAGTTTCAGCTCAATGCGAAAACATTAGAGCGTAAGAAGGGATTTATTACGTATATTAAAGAAAGTGAAAAAATCACAGAATTTTTAAATATTATAGGTGCACATCAAGCGTTGCTCTATTTTGAAGATGTTCGTATTATGAAGGATATGAGAAACTCGGTTAATCGTTTAGTTAATTGTGAAACCGCTAACTTAAACAAGACAGTCGGGGCTGCACTTAGACAAGTGGAAAATATTCGCTTTGTTGAGAAGTATTTTGGCTTAGAACGGTTGCCTGATAAATTACGAGAAATAGCTGAACTTCGAGTGCAACATCAAGATGTTACACTTAAGGAGCTAGGTGAGATGGTGGCAAGTGGTAAGGTTAGCAAATCAGGTGTGAACCATCGACTGCGTAAAATTGATGAAATAGCAGAAAGAATTCGATCTGGTGAGAGTATATAG
- a CDS encoding HPr family phosphocarrier protein gives MIEKQVEVKLKTGLQARPAAMFVQEASRFRSDIFIEKDNKKVNAKSIMGIMSLALGVGTEFNLVIEGNDEEEAMEALVTFLEKV, from the coding sequence ATGATTGAAAAACAAGTAGAAGTTAAATTGAAAACAGGTCTACAAGCGCGTCCTGCAGCTATGTTTGTACAGGAAGCGAGTCGCTTTAGATCGGATATATTTATTGAAAAAGATAACAAAAAGGTCAATGCGAAAAGCATAATGGGAATAATGAGTCTTGCGTTAGGCGTAGGCACAGAGTTCAATCTAGTCATTGAAGGTAATGATGAAGAGGAAGCAATGGAAGCGCTAGTTACGTTTCTAGAAAAAGTATAA
- the clpP gene encoding ATP-dependent Clp endopeptidase proteolytic subunit ClpP: MNLIPTVIEQTNRGERAYDIYSRLLKDRIIMLGSGVDDNVANSIVAQLLFLAAEDPEKDISFYINSPGGSITAGMAIYDTMQHIKPKVSTICIGMAASMGAFLLAAGEPGKRFALPNSEVMIHQPLGGTQGQASDIEIHARRIIEMRGTLNQILADRTGQPLEVIQRDTDRDNFMSAAKAKEYGLIDAVIEPTKK; the protein is encoded by the coding sequence GAACGTGCCTATGATATTTACTCTCGTCTTCTAAAAGACAGAATTATCATGTTAGGTTCTGGTGTAGACGACAACGTAGCAAACTCGATTGTTGCTCAGTTACTATTCCTTGCAGCTGAGGATCCTGAGAAGGATATTTCATTCTATATAAACAGCCCTGGTGGATCAATAACGGCTGGTATGGCAATTTACGATACAATGCAGCACATCAAGCCAAAGGTATCAACAATTTGTATCGGTATGGCAGCTTCTATGGGTGCATTCCTACTAGCAGCTGGTGAGCCAGGAAAACGTTTTGCACTTCCAAATAGTGAAGTAATGATTCACCAACCATTAGGTGGTACTCAAGGTCAAGCATCTGATATTGAGATCCATGCTAGACGTATCATTGAAATGCGTGGAACGCTAAACCAAATCTTAGCTGATCGTACTGGTCAACCACTTGAGGTTATCCAGCGTGATACAGACCGTGATAACTTCATGTCTGCTGCAAAAGCAAAAGAATATGGACTTATTGACGCTGTTATCGAACCAACGAAAAAATAA